The following proteins come from a genomic window of Aspergillus oryzae RIB40 DNA, chromosome 4:
- a CDS encoding uncharacterized protein (predicted protein) has protein sequence MDPGLDDDLFPANKYCPLCGVVLLCEELEDDPETRRPWYAEVRGVAKENFSDIFMTGVGFMSARETLCAPLDEELDYLTADEEALYDVDLLQAESERHGFGLHDSCWMLLQDRLWHTIDSDKIAHSLYNQFYCTPCPYRSSLSFGHDYGGAKRWQRALDDMGMPEDMPPLLQTDPYAIPLLEKLEENAPDVDGRRESPPAYNTTSTDINTGYRNSFGRLSSELLYEVVSYLSVPELLDLRCTSQELSQRLVFSSLPQSFWKSQFARGSSMDFLFPDLEQSRDWFRLYRGTLSILQAKDQSPEQLSLLNRKRIRELLEPIASVVEADSGRSKEPRGRRANCMELRPGQWFVSEGLNQWRAENIYTGYLTLETEYLPHGCHVPRYRIGAFPQSMPRGGEMKISTVQLGARVFISGISLQEGAVGYGGLTGLVTIKVPPRATFNQIEVAFCPEGLRGIRFHFGGNTTSDWVGDTLDKDMSYGVLRIPHSPCGKYHIFAGTDVSTSSTTTDSMTNACKAHKITAIGTIHNESREERSSKPFWLDYPLDLTLPDSYLWQSERPSYDNLRIYQFPTENLGTPYRPLMNIDFGGPNGEWLDSLLSMEVHVSSEFSPILGMTFNYSDKTLRFGECTSDKKLTFSIDGPGGERITDVVGSHHKPEPRNGVPAWRSIRRLRQPNDSLSK, from the exons ATGGATCCAGGGCTCGATGACGATCTGTTCCCAGCGAATAAGTACTGCCCTCTATGTGGGGTGGTTCTCCTGtgcgaagaactggaagacGACCCCGAGACCCGGCGTCCCTGGTACGCCGAAGTACGCGGTGTGGCCAAGGAAAATTTCAGCGACATTTTCATGACAGGCGTCGGTTTTATGAGCGCCCGCGAGACTCTCTGTGCGCCGTTAGATGAAGAGTTGGACTATCTCACcgccgacgaggaagcgCTATACGATGTAGATTTACTGCAAGCGGAATCAGAAAGGCACGGCTTTGGTCTTCATGATTCCTGCtggatgctgctgcaggATCGTCTGTGGCATACGATTGACTCGGATAAAATTGCACATTCTCTGTATAACCAGTTCTACTGCACCCCATGTCCATACCGATCTAGTCTCTCCTTTGGCCATGATTATGGGGGTGCTAAGCGATGGCAACGGGCGTTGGATGACATGGGCATGCCAGAGGACATGCCACCTCTCTTACAGACAGATCCCTATGCTATTCCCCTATTGGAAAAGCTGGAGGAGAACGCACCTGATGTGGATGGTAGACGAGAATCTCCCCCGGCGTACAATACGACATCTACTGACATCAATACTGGCTACCGTAACTCCTTCGGCCGGCTGTCTTCAGAACTATTATATGAAGTTGTATCATACTTATCGGTGCCTGAGCTGCTTGACCTGAGATGTACAAGTCAAGAGCTTTCGCAGCGCCTGGTATTCTCGAGTCTACCACAGTCTTTTTGGAAGAGCCAGTTTGCTCGAGGCTCCAGCATGGATTTCCTATTCCCTGATCTCGAACAGTCACGCGATTGGTTCCGTTTATATCGCGGTACATTGTCTATCCTTCAGGCCAAAGATCAATCGCCTGAACAGCTCTCCCTGCTCAACCGCAAGAGAATCCGTGAGCTCCTGGAACCGATAGCATCGGTAGTAGAAGCGGACAGTGGACGGTCGAAAGAACCTCGCGGGCGCCGGGCGAACTGCATGGAGTTAAGACCTGGGCAATGGTTCGTGTCCGAGGGGTTAAACCAATGGCGCGCTGAAAATATCTATACGGGATATCTAACCCTGGAAACAGAGTACCTTCCACATGGATGTCATGTCCCTCGCTACCGGATCGGCGCGTTCCCACAGTCTATGCCGCGTggtggagaaatgaaaatatcaaCTGTGCAGCTAGGTGCACGAGTATTTATTTCCGGCATCAGTCTTCAAGAAGGGGCCGTCGGATATGGTGGTTTGACCGGCCTGGTAACGATCAAGGTGCCCCCTCGCGCCACATTCAATCAGATTGAAGTCGCATTTTGTCCAGAAGGCCTGCGGGGGATCCGCTTTCATTTTGGCGGAAACACTACATCTGACTGGGTCGGGGATACACTGGATAAGGACATGAGCTATGGTGTCCTTCGAATTCCTCATTCGCCCTGCGGGAAATATCATATTTTCGCTGGCACTGATGTAAGCACTTCTTCTACCACTACTGATTCCATGACTAACGCGTGCAAGGCACATAAAATAACTGCTATTGGAACCATTCATAACGAGTCGCGGGAAGAGAGATCTAGCAAGCCCTTCTGGCTGGATTATCCTCTAGATCTTACTCTCCCTGATTCATATTTGTGGCAGTCTGAACGACCCAGCTATGATAATCTACGGATTTATCAATTCCCAACCGAAAATCTAGGGACGCCCTATCGCCCCTTGATGAATATCGACTTTGGAGGGCCTAATGGCGAGTGGCTTGATTCCCTCCTCAGCATGGAGGTGCATGTCTCATCAGAGTTCTCTCCGATCCTAGGAATGACATTCAATTACTCCGACAAGACCTTGCGGTTCGGCGAATGTACTTCAGACAAGAAATTGACCTTTTCAATTGATGGGCCAGGTGGGGAACGGATCACCGACGTTGTAGGAA GTCACCACAAACCGGAACCGAGAAATGGAGTTCCAGCCTGGCGATCCATTCGACGGCTCCGGCAGCCCAACGATAGTTTGTCCAAATAG